A stretch of Arctopsyche grandis isolate Sample6627 chromosome 9, ASM5162203v2, whole genome shotgun sequence DNA encodes these proteins:
- the Csp gene encoding cysteine string protein isoform X3, giving the protein MDRRKLSTAGNSLYEILALPKTAAPEDVKKTYRKLALKFHPDKNPNNPEASDKFKEVNRAHSILIDPTKRNIYDNYGSLGLYIAEQFGEENVNAYFVVTSTWCKALFICCGIFTGCYFCCCLCCCFNCCCGKCKPRTPEDSGDYHTLNRDDSDGVAPVTSQPAASPDQRPPMAMPAPPTGAQPHPAAIPVPAPASESTGLYTAGPVMRY; this is encoded by the exons ATGGACCGACGGAAACTGTCGACGGCCGGCAACAGCCTGTACGAGATCCTGGCGCTGCCGAAGACGGCCGCGCCCGAAGACGTGAAGAAGACGTACCGGAAGCTGGCGCTGAAGTTCCACCCGGACAAAAACCCCAACAACCCCGAGGCGTCGGACAAGTTCAAGGAGGTGAACCGCGCGCACTCGATCCTCATCGACCCCACCAAGCGCAACATCTACGACAACTACGGCTCGCTCGGCCTCTACATCGCCGAGCAGTTCGGCGAGGAGAACGTCAACGCGTACTTCGTCGTCACCTCCACCTGGTGCAAGGCGCTCTTCATCTGCTGCGGCATCTTCACCGGCTGCTACTTCTGCTGCTGCCTCTGCTGCTGCTTCAACTGCTGCTGCGGCAAGTGCAAGCCGCGCACCCCCGAGGACTCGGGCGACTACCACACCCTCAACCGGGACGACTCGGACGGGGTGGCTCCGGTCACCTCGCAGCCCGCGGCCTCCCCCGACCAGAGGCCCCCCATGGCAATGCCCGCGCCCCCGACCGGCGCTCAGCCCCACCCCGCCGCCATCCCCGTACCCGCCCCCGCCTCCGAGAGCACCGGCCTCTACACAG cagGTCCTGTGATGAGATATTAA
- the Csp gene encoding cysteine string protein isoform X2 encodes MDRRKLSTAGNSLYEILALPKTAAPEDVKKTYRKLALKFHPDKNPNNPEASDKFKEVNRAHSILIDPTKRNIYDNYGSLGLYIAEQFGEENVNAYFVVTSTWCKALFICCGIFTGCYFCCCLCCCFNCCCGKCKPRTPEDSGDYHTLNRDDSDGVAPVTSQPAASPDQRPPMAMPAPPTGAQPHPAAIPVPAPASESTGLYTGGGLKYT; translated from the exons ATGGACCGACGGAAACTGTCGACGGCCGGCAACAGCCTGTACGAGATCCTGGCGCTGCCGAAGACGGCCGCGCCCGAAGACGTGAAGAAGACGTACCGGAAGCTGGCGCTGAAGTTCCACCCGGACAAAAACCCCAACAACCCCGAGGCGTCGGACAAGTTCAAGGAGGTGAACCGCGCGCACTCGATCCTCATCGACCCCACCAAGCGCAACATCTACGACAACTACGGCTCGCTCGGCCTCTACATCGCCGAGCAGTTCGGCGAGGAGAACGTCAACGCGTACTTCGTCGTCACCTCCACCTGGTGCAAGGCGCTCTTCATCTGCTGCGGCATCTTCACCGGCTGCTACTTCTGCTGCTGCCTCTGCTGCTGCTTCAACTGCTGCTGCGGCAAGTGCAAGCCGCGCACCCCCGAGGACTCGGGCGACTACCACACCCTCAACCGGGACGACTCGGACGGGGTGGCTCCGGTCACCTCGCAGCCCGCGGCCTCCCCCGACCAGAGGCCCCCCATGGCAATGCCCGCGCCCCCGACCGGCGCTCAGCCCCACCCCGCCGCCATCCCCGTACCCGCCCCCGCCTCCGAGAGCACCGGCCTCTACACAG GAGGTGGCTTAAAGTACACGTAA
- the Csp gene encoding cysteine string protein isoform X1: protein MDRRKLSTAGNSLYEILALPKTAAPEDVKKTYRKLALKFHPDKNPNNPEASDKFKEVNRAHSILIDPTKRNIYDNYGSLGLYIAEQFGEENVNAYFVVTSTWCKALFICCGIFTGCYFCCCLCCCFNCCCGKCKPRTPEDSGDYHTLNRDDSDGVAPVTSQPAASPDQRPPMAMPAPPTGAQPHPAAIPVPAPASESTGLYTEAMRDSGFVC, encoded by the coding sequence ATGGACCGACGGAAACTGTCGACGGCCGGCAACAGCCTGTACGAGATCCTGGCGCTGCCGAAGACGGCCGCGCCCGAAGACGTGAAGAAGACGTACCGGAAGCTGGCGCTGAAGTTCCACCCGGACAAAAACCCCAACAACCCCGAGGCGTCGGACAAGTTCAAGGAGGTGAACCGCGCGCACTCGATCCTCATCGACCCCACCAAGCGCAACATCTACGACAACTACGGCTCGCTCGGCCTCTACATCGCCGAGCAGTTCGGCGAGGAGAACGTCAACGCGTACTTCGTCGTCACCTCCACCTGGTGCAAGGCGCTCTTCATCTGCTGCGGCATCTTCACCGGCTGCTACTTCTGCTGCTGCCTCTGCTGCTGCTTCAACTGCTGCTGCGGCAAGTGCAAGCCGCGCACCCCCGAGGACTCGGGCGACTACCACACCCTCAACCGGGACGACTCGGACGGGGTGGCTCCGGTCACCTCGCAGCCCGCGGCCTCCCCCGACCAGAGGCCCCCCATGGCAATGCCCGCGCCCCCGACCGGCGCTCAGCCCCACCCCGCCGCCATCCCCGTACCCGCCCCCGCCTCCGAGAGCACCGGCCTCTACACAG
- the Csp gene encoding cysteine string protein isoform X4, translated as MDRRKLSTAGNSLYEILALPKTAAPEDVKKTYRKLALKFHPDKNPNNPEASDKFKEVNRAHSILIDPTKRNIYDNYGSLGLYIAEQFGEENVNAYFVVTSTWCKALFICCGIFTGCYFCCCLCCCFNCCCGKCKPRTPEDSGDYHTLNRDDSDGVAPVTSQPAASPDQRPPMAMPAPPTGAQPHPAAIPVPAPASESTGLYTGRA; from the exons ATGGACCGACGGAAACTGTCGACGGCCGGCAACAGCCTGTACGAGATCCTGGCGCTGCCGAAGACGGCCGCGCCCGAAGACGTGAAGAAGACGTACCGGAAGCTGGCGCTGAAGTTCCACCCGGACAAAAACCCCAACAACCCCGAGGCGTCGGACAAGTTCAAGGAGGTGAACCGCGCGCACTCGATCCTCATCGACCCCACCAAGCGCAACATCTACGACAACTACGGCTCGCTCGGCCTCTACATCGCCGAGCAGTTCGGCGAGGAGAACGTCAACGCGTACTTCGTCGTCACCTCCACCTGGTGCAAGGCGCTCTTCATCTGCTGCGGCATCTTCACCGGCTGCTACTTCTGCTGCTGCCTCTGCTGCTGCTTCAACTGCTGCTGCGGCAAGTGCAAGCCGCGCACCCCCGAGGACTCGGGCGACTACCACACCCTCAACCGGGACGACTCGGACGGGGTGGCTCCGGTCACCTCGCAGCCCGCGGCCTCCCCCGACCAGAGGCCCCCCATGGCAATGCCCGCGCCCCCGACCGGCGCTCAGCCCCACCCCGCCGCCATCCCCGTACCCGCCCCCGCCTCCGAGAGCACCGGCCTCTACACAG GTCGAGCATGA
- the LOC143916568 gene encoding uncharacterized protein LOC143916568 has protein sequence MKVLAGLVVLAVVCATAQAQFANGRILEPPVPELCAQRVIHERRPDGKGYFFSWREPATRNVEEDWLGGRNYCRQRCMDLVSIETQDENEWIKSRLVRENVKYIWTSGRICDFKGCDRTDLQPARVNGWFWTAELQKLAPTTNRQQNDWSENGGIGQPQPDNRELLQGGAPENCLAVLNQFYNDGVNWHDVACHHRKPILCEENDALLKYVRYTNPNLRV, from the exons ATGAAGGTGCTCGCTGGGTTGGTAGTCCTGGCAGTAGTTTGCGCTACGGCACAAGCCCAATTCGCCAACGGTCGAATTTTGGAGCCTCCAGTGCCTGAACTATGCGCCCAAAGGGTCATCCACGAGAGGAGGCCAGACG gaAAAGGATACTTCTTCTCATGGAGGGAGCCAGCCACTAGAAATGTTGAGGAGGACTGGTTGGGAGGTCGTAACTACTGCCGACAAAGGTGCATGGACTTGGTGTCAATTGAGACTCAAGATGAGAACGAATGGATAAAGAGCAGATTAGTCAGAGAGAAT GTTAAATACATCTGGACTTCCGGTCGTATTTGCGACTTCAAAGGTTGCGACAGGACTGATTTGCAGCCTGCCCGAGTGAACGGATGGTTCTGGACTGCGGAACTCCAAAAGTTGGCTCCCACCACCAACAGACAACAAAACGACTGGTCTGAAAATGGCGGAATCGGCCAACCTCAACCTGATAACAGg GAATTGCTGCAAGGAGGAGCTCCTGAAAACTGTCTCGCCGTTTTGAACCAGTTCTACAACGATGGTGTCAATTGGCATGACGTTGCTTGTCATCACCGCAAGCCGATTTTATGCGAAGAGAATGACGCCTTGTTGAAATACGTCCGCTACACAAATCCTAACTTAAGAgtttaa